The following are encoded in a window of Calonectris borealis chromosome 17, bCalBor7.hap1.2, whole genome shotgun sequence genomic DNA:
- the CEBPB gene encoding CCAAT/enhancer-binding protein beta, producing the protein MQRLVAWDAACLPIQPPAFKSMEVANFYYEADCLAALNKLHPRAAGGRSMTELTVGDHERAIDFSPYLDPLASQQPAQPPPPAAAAGGNFEPPCSSGGGQDFLSDLFAEDYKGSGGSKKPDCTYISLARHSHPCASQSHKPVGLPACFPPQIVETKVEPVFETLDSCKGPRKEEGGAGPGPGGMSSPYGSTVRSYLGYQSVPSGSSGNLSTSSSSSPPGTPNPSESSKSAAGGGGYSAAPAGKNKPKKCVDKHSDEYKLRRERNNIAVRKSRDKAKMRNLETQHKVLELTAENERLQKKVEQLSRELSTLRNLFKQLPEPLLASSPRC; encoded by the coding sequence ATGCAACGCCTGGTGGCCTGGGACGCAGCATGCCTCCCCATCCAGCCGCCCGCCTTTAAATCCATGGAAGTGGCTAATTTCTATTACGAGGCGGACTGTCTGGCTGCTCTCAACAAGCTGCacccgcgggcggccgggggccgCTCCATGACCGAGCTCACCGTAGGGGACCACGAGAGAGCCATCGACTTTAGCCCCTACCTGGACCCCTTAGCATCCCAGCAGCCGGCGCAGCCGCCTCCTCCCGCTGCAGCAGCAGGGGGCAACTTTGAGCCTCcctgcagcagcggcggcggccaaGATTTCCTTTCCGATCTCTTCGCCGAGGACTATAAAGGCAGCGGCGGGAGCAAGAAGCCCGACTGCACCTACATCAGCCTCGCCCGGCACAGCCACCCCTGCGCCAGCCAGAGCCACAAGCCGGTGGGGCTGCCGGCCTGCTTCCCGCCCCAGATCGTGGAAACCAAAGTGGAGCCGGTCTTCGAGACCCTGGACTCTTGCAAAGGGCCCCGTAAGGAAGaagggggagccgggccgggacCGGGGGGCATGTCCTCACCCTACGGCAGCACCGTGCGCTCCTACCTGGGTTACCAGTCGGTGCCGAGCGGCAGCAGCGGGAACCTGTCCACCTcgtcctcctccagccccccgggcacccccaacCCCTCCGAGTCCTCCAAGtccgccgccggcggcgggggctaCTCCGCCGCCCCGGCGGGCAAGAACAAGCCCAAGAAGTGCGTGGACAAGCACAGCGACGAGTACAAGCTCCGCCGGGAGAGGAACAACATCGCGGTGCGCAAGAGCCGCGACAAAGCGAAAATGCGCAACCTGGAGACGCAGCACAAAGTCTTGGAACTGACGGCCGAGAACGAGCGGCTGCAGAAGAAGGTGGAGCAGCTCTCCCGGGAGCTGAGCACCCTCAGGAACTTGTTCAAACAGCTGCCCGAGCCCCTGCTCGCCTCCTCGCCTCGCTGCTGA